In Desulfatibacillum aliphaticivorans DSM 15576, a genomic segment contains:
- a CDS encoding SGNH/GDSL hydrolase family protein, giving the protein MRQYKPKLFVLSAFMLGLLLLTGAAEALVRATHADQCQYSSFPGSEAFLPDPDLGWILKPGFDAFISYDQHRVSINSMGLRSQEVSAKQPGEFRILCLGESTTFGAGLANGQDYPSILEKLLSDKDETGRYTVINAGVPAWSSYQSREFLRTRGPELSPDLVVVYHEVNDYLPTLVRKTYFNQFCEMASDEQLYGSRTFRSLSSLAKRSALVRFALKSKLLLHMRTGQYSPAVNGLHQIGMPGMTPGLLLRGEFSRPENAKGNAPYPRRVTDGERLNNLFEMNRLCKKMGAGLIIIHPCYAYTQRHECLAVRFCREEGVPMLEAYDALGGRLDLFQDPMHPNAEGHKALASALLEFIKQNKLAE; this is encoded by the coding sequence GTGAGACAATACAAACCCAAGCTGTTTGTCCTAAGCGCATTCATGCTCGGCTTACTGCTCCTGACTGGAGCAGCCGAGGCATTGGTGCGCGCCACCCATGCGGATCAGTGCCAATATTCCAGCTTTCCCGGGTCCGAGGCCTTTTTGCCCGATCCTGACCTGGGCTGGATCCTGAAGCCGGGATTTGACGCCTTTATTTCGTATGATCAGCATCGAGTTTCCATCAATTCCATGGGCCTGCGCAGTCAGGAGGTTTCGGCTAAGCAGCCCGGAGAGTTCCGCATTTTATGCCTGGGGGAAAGCACCACCTTTGGAGCAGGGCTTGCCAACGGCCAGGATTATCCTTCGATCCTGGAAAAACTCTTAAGCGATAAAGACGAGACCGGCCGCTATACGGTTATCAACGCCGGCGTTCCCGCCTGGTCGTCCTACCAAAGCCGGGAGTTCCTTCGCACGCGGGGGCCGGAGCTTAGCCCGGATTTGGTTGTGGTGTATCATGAGGTCAACGATTATCTGCCCACCCTGGTGCGAAAAACCTATTTCAACCAATTCTGCGAAATGGCTTCCGACGAACAGCTTTACGGAAGCCGGACCTTCCGTTCCTTGTCCTCCCTGGCCAAAAGGTCGGCCCTGGTTCGTTTCGCCCTAAAAAGCAAACTCCTATTGCATATGCGGACCGGGCAATACAGCCCGGCGGTCAATGGCTTGCATCAAATCGGCATGCCAGGCATGACGCCCGGGCTTTTGTTACGCGGAGAGTTTTCCCGGCCTGAAAACGCCAAGGGAAATGCGCCGTATCCGCGCAGGGTGACGGATGGGGAGCGGTTGAATAATTTATTTGAAATGAACAGGTTGTGCAAAAAAATGGGGGCGGGCCTGATTATAATCCATCCTTGCTACGCCTATACGCAAAGGCATGAATGCCTGGCGGTTCGGTTTTGCCGGGAGGAAGGCGTTCCCATGCTGGAGGCCTACGACGCGCTGGGGGGCAGGCTGGATCTTTTTCAGGATCCTATGCATCCCAATGCAGAGGGGCACAAGGCCCTGGCGTCAGCCTTGCTGGAGTTCATCAAACAAAACAAGTTGGCGGAATAG
- a CDS encoding type II toxin-antitoxin system VapC family toxin, producing MDSYVTDTQALVKFMMGHKVINARSHEAYLSTDKGECAIIVPAILLMEMLYLFEKNRIDVGLLQAEELFKSKNYQFEPLSFDILKTAAEIDDIPELHDRLIATTARYLGLPLITNDPEITASRFVNVLD from the coding sequence ATGGATAGCTATGTGACGGATACCCAGGCCCTGGTGAAATTCATGATGGGGCATAAGGTAATCAATGCGCGTTCGCACGAGGCTTATCTTTCCACGGATAAAGGAGAGTGCGCTATTATCGTTCCCGCCATTTTGCTGATGGAAATGCTTTATCTTTTCGAGAAAAATAGAATCGATGTCGGTCTGCTTCAAGCAGAAGAACTGTTTAAAAGTAAAAACTACCAGTTCGAACCATTAAGTTTTGATATTCTTAAAACAGCCGCAGAAATTGATGACATCCCTGAATTGCATGACCGCCTGATAGCTACCACCGCAAGATACTTGGGCCTGCCTTTGATAACCAACGATCCGGAAATAACGGCGTCACGTTTCGTAAATGTTTTGGACTAG
- a CDS encoding SPFH domain-containing protein, whose amino-acid sequence MGENNVIFLEVIEWFDETGKQMVQRIPREGSGEIKFGAQLTVRDSQAAVFFYQGKAYDAIGPGRHTLKTHNIPVLTKILSAPWGMQSPLRAEVYMVNMKTFTDLKWGTRDPVAFKDSQLGLVRLRAFGIFNVQVVQPVLFINRLVGTQGMYTTEEIEDYLNRVIVSRFNDHLGENLDSLFNLPGRYEELADSLQQKLVDDLSHFGLALTHLYIRAITPPPDVQQAIDDKSRLGLFDDMNKLMAMKAAMAMEKASESTGEASSGLGMGMGVMMPGMFANLLQQGGQQPQQGGPAPAAESQACPDCGQQIPKDARFCPQCGHQQLVFTQCMKCHKNLPPTAKFCSRCGTPVNGKDQAVFCQACGAENLANSKFCNSCGEKLGLAD is encoded by the coding sequence ATGGGAGAAAACAATGTGATCTTTCTGGAAGTAATCGAATGGTTCGATGAAACCGGAAAGCAGATGGTTCAGCGCATTCCGCGTGAAGGCTCCGGTGAAATCAAATTCGGCGCTCAACTGACGGTTCGGGACAGCCAGGCTGCGGTGTTTTTCTACCAGGGCAAGGCTTACGACGCCATAGGCCCGGGCCGCCACACCCTGAAGACCCACAACATTCCCGTGCTGACCAAGATCCTGAGCGCCCCTTGGGGCATGCAAAGCCCTTTGAGAGCGGAAGTCTACATGGTCAACATGAAGACTTTCACGGATCTCAAGTGGGGCACCCGCGATCCTGTCGCCTTCAAGGACTCCCAGCTTGGTTTGGTGCGTTTGCGCGCATTCGGCATATTCAACGTGCAGGTGGTGCAGCCGGTGCTGTTTATCAACAGGCTGGTGGGCACCCAGGGCATGTACACGACCGAGGAAATCGAGGATTATCTCAACCGGGTCATTGTTTCGCGGTTTAACGACCACTTGGGCGAAAACCTGGACTCTTTGTTCAACCTGCCCGGCCGCTATGAAGAACTGGCGGACAGTCTGCAGCAGAAACTGGTTGACGATCTCTCCCACTTTGGGCTGGCGCTGACCCATCTTTATATTCGCGCCATCACGCCGCCGCCGGACGTGCAGCAGGCCATTGACGACAAAAGCCGCCTGGGCCTCTTTGACGACATGAACAAGCTCATGGCCATGAAAGCGGCCATGGCCATGGAAAAGGCGTCGGAATCCACCGGAGAGGCATCCTCGGGGCTTGGCATGGGCATGGGCGTGATGATGCCCGGAATGTTCGCCAACCTTTTGCAGCAGGGCGGTCAGCAGCCTCAACAGGGCGGACCTGCGCCTGCGGCCGAAAGCCAGGCGTGCCCGGACTGCGGCCAGCAGATTCCCAAAGACGCCCGGTTTTGCCCCCAGTGCGGGCATCAGCAGCTTGTTTTCACCCAATGCATGAAATGCCACAAAAACCTGCCGCCTACGGCCAAGTTCTGCAGCCGCTGCGGAACGCCCGTAAACGGCAAGGATCAGGCGGTTTTCTGCCAGGCGTGCGGCGCGGAAAACCTGGCGAATTCCAAATTCTGCAACAGTTGTGGAGAGAAACTTGGACTGGCGGATTGA